The following coding sequences are from one Mycoplasma tullyi window:
- a CDS encoding ribonuclease J has protein sequence MIKDFKDINPNKKPTKIFAFGGLEEVGKNMYGIEYDDELVIVDCGIKFSSVELLGIDGIVPNFAYAKANAHKIKALVITHGHEDHIGGIPYLLKEVSVPVIYAPLMATKLIEKKLHEHHNLNDYKIVSYNDQSQFSTKHFKIDFYRVCHSIPDAFGVCIQTPNGNVVESGDYRFDFNAGNEELDIHKVVEISRRGIDVFMTETTNAEVPGFSSSEKEIYDNIKNIIKHAHGRVILSTFASNVTRISEVIEIAIQHGRKICLLGKSMDNNVSISRDVGYINLRDEDIVESRYVEQHPDNEIMIFCTGSQGEELAALNMLASGRHPWIQLKKTDSIIMSSNPIPGNYAAVERLLNELSKEEGISIYENSPTLKLHASGHATMQEIQLMLSLLRPKYLFPIHGEYKMFASLKRIASKCGFDPENVALHKNGQIVYLIDRELYYTNETIDAEPLFIEGKSVSPNVKRIMNTRQVLSEEGIFAITIVIDKATKQIKTLPKLKSSGCFYLKESHGLMTKIAYEIKTHANEYLAKNQKYSEHELKKIIHDSCRFYIWRNKHRNPLVVSHIREI, from the coding sequence ATGATTAAGGATTTTAAAGATATTAATCCTAATAAAAAACCCACCAAAATCTTTGCTTTTGGTGGACTTGAAGAAGTAGGAAAAAACATGTATGGTATCGAATACGATGACGAATTAGTCATCGTAGACTGTGGTATCAAGTTCTCTTCAGTTGAGTTATTAGGAATCGATGGGATTGTTCCCAATTTTGCTTATGCAAAAGCTAATGCGCACAAAATTAAAGCATTAGTTATCACCCACGGTCACGAAGACCACATCGGGGGTATTCCTTATTTATTAAAGGAAGTTAGTGTTCCTGTAATTTATGCGCCATTGATGGCAACTAAATTAATTGAGAAAAAATTACATGAACACCATAATCTAAACGATTATAAGATCGTTTCATACAACGATCAATCTCAATTTAGTACTAAACACTTTAAAATTGACTTTTATCGAGTGTGTCACTCGATTCCAGATGCATTTGGTGTTTGTATTCAAACACCAAATGGTAATGTTGTTGAAAGTGGTGACTACCGTTTTGACTTTAATGCTGGTAATGAAGAATTAGATATTCACAAAGTCGTTGAAATCTCTAGACGTGGTATTGATGTGTTTATGACTGAAACTACGAATGCTGAAGTTCCAGGGTTTTCAAGTTCTGAAAAAGAAATCTACGATAATATTAAAAATATTATCAAGCACGCTCATGGTCGAGTAATTCTATCAACGTTTGCTTCAAACGTTACGAGAATTAGTGAAGTAATTGAGATTGCTATCCAACACGGTCGTAAGATCTGTTTATTGGGTAAATCAATGGATAACAACGTATCGATCTCTCGAGATGTTGGTTATATCAATCTTAGGGATGAAGATATTGTTGAATCTAGATATGTAGAACAGCATCCTGATAACGAGATCATGATCTTTTGTACGGGTTCTCAAGGAGAAGAGTTGGCTGCACTTAATATGTTAGCAAGTGGACGACACCCTTGAATCCAACTTAAAAAGACAGATTCAATTATCATGTCGTCTAACCCGATTCCGGGTAACTATGCAGCGGTTGAACGTCTACTTAACGAGTTATCTAAAGAAGAGGGAATTTCAATTTATGAAAACTCTCCGACATTAAAATTGCATGCTTCAGGTCACGCAACGATGCAAGAGATTCAACTAATGTTAAGCTTGCTTAGACCTAAATATTTATTCCCAATCCACGGGGAATATAAGATGTTTGCATCGTTAAAAAGAATTGCGTCAAAATGTGGTTTTGATCCAGAAAACGTTGCGCTACATAAAAACGGTCAGATCGTTTATCTAATCGATCGTGAACTGTATTATACAAACGAAACGATCGACGCTGAACCTCTATTCATCGAAGGTAAATCTGTTTCACCTAACGTTAAAAGAATTATGAACACCAGACAGGTGTTATCTGAAGAGGGAATCTTTGCAATTACGATCGTAATTGATAAAGCAACCAAACAGATCAAAACTTTACCTAAATTAAAATCTAGTGGTTGTTTCTATCTAAAAGAAAGTCATGGTTTAATGACCAAGATTGCTTATGAAATCAAAACTCATGCTAATGAATATTTGGCTAAAAACCAAAAATATTCAGAGCATGAACTAAAGAAAATTATCCACGATAGTTGCCGTTTCTACATCTGAAGAAACAAACACCGCAATCCATTAGTGGTTTCACACATTAGAGAAATCTAA
- a CDS encoding GMP synthase translates to MQTRKLQDFLISTVTLLRETIKNKKVIIPLNGGVFSFVLAKITKIALNKNLICIYIDNGMMRHNEVAKKINFFREKLDLEVWHIDAKELFLNNLKNQISYADKKKAIDDTFLEVVMQTIVDIGEKIDFALLGTCFDDLNQGLNISMALANDVYIFEPLKHLTLEQVTQLGELLSIDSDFLYQRTLPLSGFGLMVEDEVTEEKIGILKKVYYLIDKALNPNSQKKFEMSIRQDYKDKSALNLYIEFNQPVSDVQIKKIKDQISGLLSNIKNIFIKV, encoded by the coding sequence ATGCAAACAAGAAAACTTCAAGATTTTTTAATTAGTACTGTTACTTTATTAAGAGAAACGATTAAGAATAAAAAAGTCATCATCCCATTGAATGGGGGTGTGTTTTCTTTTGTATTAGCTAAGATTACTAAGATTGCTTTAAATAAGAATCTGATCTGTATTTATATCGATAATGGGATGATGCGTCATAATGAGGTGGCTAAAAAGATCAATTTTTTCAGAGAAAAACTTGATCTTGAAGTCTGACACATTGATGCTAAGGAGTTGTTCTTAAACAACTTAAAGAATCAGATCAGTTACGCAGATAAGAAGAAAGCAATTGATGATACTTTTTTAGAAGTAGTGATGCAAACAATCGTAGATATTGGTGAAAAGATCGATTTTGCACTACTAGGAACTTGTTTTGATGATCTTAATCAGGGATTGAATATCTCAATGGCGTTAGCCAATGATGTTTATATTTTTGAGCCATTAAAACACCTAACGCTTGAGCAAGTTACTCAACTAGGAGAGTTGTTAAGTATTGATTCTGATTTTTTATACCAAAGAACTTTACCTTTATCAGGGTTTGGTTTAATGGTTGAAGACGAAGTGACTGAAGAAAAGATCGGGATTCTTAAAAAGGTTTATTATCTGATTGATAAGGCACTAAATCCCAATTCTCAAAAAAAGTTTGAGATGTCAATCAGACAAGATTACAAGGATAAGAGCGCACTTAATCTTTATATCGAATTCAATCAACCTGTATCAGATGTACAGATTAAAAAAATAAAAGACCAAATCAGTGGTCTTTTATCTAATATTAAAAATATCTTTATTAAGGTTTAG
- a CDS encoding MIP family Ig-specific serine endopeptidase: MIKKSAWFNLLCGLSSVSFIAASCQKMQTPVNKSAEEIFSTLNKNDISVVFNKDQDKTKILPSVITEKNYFNFFNFQVNQNLDQKELDNINFVAKNFVADNQSGTLSFKLDVSVENKPGDAKDFDFRIDGFMKSDSSSTTTNNTSATVPEHDPNDCPPDTMMDKGETTGTAGETTPSNQNSLREDGVPPPIPANFPGFPNGFPFPGAGVTKEFIQKQNKYPDYVKDRYTTVDKKVIYKEIYDRTFSIRPGVFTENNGTTTPVVGQGTGWVLDYARNSANSNQLKLFIATNLHVIGMYGNTNTKEIDDMLSYSDPTGNKPSGFGIGKSKNTPTFDPQPNNQKDSADVNMVYYLHNQQKNDRNFFEEDKDTDAFTNPKIIFAAVDYLDDHALNQYKSQIDEKWEEFKTRKLQEARATNDSEEIARWEKFTQYDGKISFYTDFGILELDVDLSKADDTLKGWITDSTKAVDSYVNRIKTTAHLPNYNPETGNFFPTLDYISKNQGLASCKPSYKYGIDNAKDIYIAGYPRNNSLQTVWMQNNPSERYTEMLDQDANGRFRVPRQAWLPNKDLFSVPSYSSSTESATSRTWFDANNISIYTQLWNRPFIDRYGFNYSTKFSSLYHGASGSVVYNDFGQIVGIYDGIDSRADFGDVSKTGTFAPFVQAANIRAKNDPNIVNYAYNLIDKKGFPHQTRSYRSNLSLFYPNGFTWPASNGGTTQSSSKVTAIFPNGY; the protein is encoded by the coding sequence ATGATTAAGAAAAGTGCCTGATTTAATTTGTTATGTGGATTAAGTTCTGTGAGTTTTATTGCTGCTTCATGTCAGAAGATGCAAACTCCAGTAAATAAAAGTGCAGAAGAGATATTTAGCACTTTAAATAAGAACGACATTTCAGTCGTATTTAATAAAGATCAAGATAAAACAAAAATTCTTCCAAGCGTAATAACTGAGAAGAACTATTTTAATTTTTTCAACTTCCAAGTTAATCAGAATTTAGATCAAAAAGAACTAGATAATATTAATTTTGTTGCGAAGAATTTTGTAGCTGATAACCAGTCAGGTACTTTATCTTTTAAGCTAGATGTATCTGTTGAAAACAAGCCTGGCGATGCTAAAGATTTCGATTTTAGAATCGATGGGTTTATGAAGAGTGATAGTTCAAGCACAACTACTAATAATACTTCTGCAACTGTACCTGAACATGATCCAAATGATTGTCCACCAGATACAATGATGGATAAGGGAGAAACTACTGGTACAGCAGGTGAAACTACACCTAGTAATCAAAACTCACTTCGCGAAGATGGTGTGCCACCACCTATTCCTGCTAATTTTCCTGGATTCCCAAATGGATTTCCGTTCCCTGGAGCAGGTGTCACTAAAGAATTTATTCAAAAACAAAACAAATACCCTGATTACGTAAAAGACAGATATACAACTGTTGATAAAAAAGTTATCTATAAAGAAATATACGACCGTACTTTCTCTATCAGACCAGGAGTTTTTACAGAAAATAATGGAACAACTACTCCAGTAGTTGGTCAAGGTACAGGATGAGTTCTCGATTATGCTAGAAACTCAGCTAATAGTAACCAATTAAAATTATTTATAGCAACTAACCTCCATGTTATTGGTATGTATGGTAATACCAATACTAAAGAAATAGATGATATGTTATCATATTCAGATCCTACAGGTAATAAACCGAGTGGATTTGGTATAGGTAAATCTAAGAATACTCCTACTTTCGATCCTCAACCTAATAATCAAAAAGACTCTGCTGATGTAAACATGGTTTATTACTTGCATAATCAGCAAAAAAATGATCGTAATTTTTTTGAAGAAGACAAAGATACTGACGCATTTACTAACCCTAAAATCATCTTTGCAGCTGTTGACTATTTAGATGACCACGCTTTAAATCAATACAAATCTCAAATTGATGAAAAATGAGAAGAATTCAAAACTCGAAAACTTCAAGAAGCTAGAGCTACTAATGATAGTGAAGAAATAGCTAGATGAGAAAAATTTACACAATACGATGGTAAGATTTCTTTCTACACTGACTTTGGAATCTTGGAATTAGACGTTGATCTATCCAAGGCGGATGACACACTTAAAGGTTGAATAACTGATTCAACTAAAGCTGTTGATTCTTACGTAAATAGAATTAAAACTACAGCTCATCTCCCTAACTACAATCCAGAAACAGGTAATTTCTTCCCTACTTTAGATTACATTTCTAAAAATCAAGGATTAGCTTCTTGTAAACCTTCTTACAAATATGGTATTGATAACGCTAAAGATATCTATATAGCTGGTTATCCAAGAAACAATTCATTACAAACTGTATGAATGCAAAATAATCCATCTGAAAGATACACAGAAATGTTAGATCAGGATGCTAACGGTCGGTTCCGTGTACCTCGACAAGCTTGATTACCTAATAAAGATCTATTTAGCGTACCAAGTTATAGTTCATCTACAGAATCGGCAACATCAAGAACTTGATTTGATGCTAATAACATTAGTATCTATACTCAACTTTGAAACAGACCGTTTATTGATCGCTACGGATTCAACTATTCGACTAAATTCTCATCACTATATCATGGGGCATCGGGTTCAGTAGTGTACAACGATTTTGGTCAAATTGTTGGTATCTACGATGGAATTGATTCTAGAGCAGATTTTGGTGACGTTTCAAAAACTGGAACTTTTGCACCATTTGTACAGGCCGCTAATATCAGAGCTAAAAATGATCCAAATATCGTTAACTACGCTTACAACCTAATCGATAAAAAAGGTTTCCCTCACCAAACTAGATCATATAGAAGTAACTTAAGTCTGTTTTATCCTAACGGATTTACTTGACCTGCGTCAAATGGAGGAACTACTCAAAGTAGTTCTAAAGTAACTGCAATATTCCCTAATGGTTACTAA
- a CDS encoding MnuA family membrane nuclease — translation MRQRIREKQSSKQQGNNQKSRKKQVKNRKWILWVLLVLLIVLGITAYFVVNEVLPSEKEFTNRDFSSSRSNDDFDRVTDSDPSSDTSNETAPPSETPPSRETVPSSEQYKKVGDLRLMSWNTLNFGSRSEPTSNKFMNIIRTIQLSDADVVGLSEINYDDEVLAKRLNDALGSSWSYTFSGKNFNEQYPRSRESILILYKNQVVQPEVSKAINPNNTYTRPLWYTKFKTIGFDYSFITFFGHFDAPGTNANNGEKDAVGFSRQGSQEIKEAQAIATVFSDLKKEYPDTDIIGAADTNIREANNRVFNSDQYSLNYMNFDNNRAYYRTTLSERNGYANSYDKWFVYDANTQNILNKSDIPYKVDIINAFKDKLWDKQKSLSAWLASPNGVRNPNPSDFQLIRNVSDHAPILLDIDFKAK, via the coding sequence ATGAGACAAAGAATTAGAGAGAAACAAAGTAGTAAACAACAAGGCAACAACCAAAAGAGTAGAAAAAAACAAGTTAAGAATAGGAAATGAATCTTGTGGGTTCTTTTGGTATTATTAATTGTTTTAGGTATTACTGCTTATTTCGTAGTTAATGAAGTACTTCCATCTGAAAAAGAGTTTACAAATAGAGACTTTTCAAGTAGTAGAAGTAATGATGATTTTGATCGTGTAACTGATTCTGATCCTAGCAGTGATACCTCTAACGAAACAGCACCACCAAGCGAAACCCCTCCATCTAGAGAAACTGTTCCTTCAAGTGAACAGTATAAAAAAGTTGGGGATCTAAGATTAATGAGTTGAAACACTCTTAATTTTGGAAGCAGATCTGAACCGACTAGCAACAAGTTTATGAATATCATTAGAACGATTCAACTTTCTGATGCTGATGTTGTTGGGTTAAGTGAAATCAATTATGATGATGAAGTTCTTGCTAAAAGATTAAACGACGCATTAGGTAGTTCTTGAAGCTATACATTTAGTGGTAAAAATTTTAATGAACAATACCCTAGATCAAGAGAATCAATTCTAATTTTATATAAGAATCAGGTTGTTCAACCAGAAGTATCTAAAGCAATAAATCCAAATAATACTTATACAAGACCGCTTTGGTACACTAAATTCAAAACCATTGGTTTTGATTATAGCTTCATCACCTTCTTTGGTCACTTTGATGCTCCTGGAACAAATGCTAACAACGGTGAAAAGGATGCTGTAGGTTTTAGTAGACAAGGTTCACAAGAAATTAAAGAAGCACAAGCAATAGCTACCGTATTTAGCGATCTTAAAAAGGAATATCCAGATACTGATATCATTGGTGCTGCTGACACAAACATAAGAGAAGCTAACAACAGAGTCTTTAATTCAGATCAATATTCTCTAAACTATATGAATTTTGATAATAACAGAGCATATTATCGAACAACTCTAAGCGAACGAAATGGTTATGCTAATTCTTATGACAAATGATTTGTCTATGATGCTAATACTCAAAACATCTTAAATAAAAGTGATATCCCTTATAAGGTTGATATCATAAATGCATTTAAAGATAAACTTTGGGATAAACAAAAAAGTTTATCAGCGTGATTAGCATCACCTAATGGAGTGAGAAATCCTAATCCAAGTGATTTCCAATTAATTAGGAATGTCTCAGATCATGCTCCAATTCTTTTAGATATTGATTTCAAAGCTAAATAA
- a CDS encoding ferritin-like domain-containing protein produces the protein MNSNVRKLLNNQYNSEMATATMMFEYSARIDEYGMDHFSALLYDWAKEKLEHAQKIEWYLRINEQWIRTNELAAPKPVDSTEPLGILEAVSEQQKATATAFDEIAEVALINKDFGTYNFVGFFIENQLYQKKKCADLINTFKMSEDLLIIDEKIKQIKEEHLANISKAKK, from the coding sequence ATGAATAGTAATGTTCGAAAGTTATTAAATAACCAATATAATAGCGAAATGGCTACGGCTACAATGATGTTTGAGTATTCGGCAAGAATTGACGAATACGGTATGGATCATTTTAGCGCGCTATTATATGATTGAGCTAAAGAGAAATTAGAACATGCTCAAAAGATTGAGTGATACTTAAGAATCAATGAGCAATGAATTAGAACTAATGAGTTAGCAGCTCCTAAACCAGTTGATTCAACTGAACCATTAGGAATTTTAGAAGCAGTATCTGAGCAGCAAAAAGCTACAGCAACAGCTTTTGATGAGATTGCTGAAGTAGCTTTAATTAACAAAGATTTTGGTACGTATAATTTTGTTGGTTTTTTTATTGAAAATCAACTGTATCAAAAAAAGAAATGTGCTGATCTAATCAACACATTTAAGATGTCAGAAGATCTATTAATTATTGATGAAAAGATTAAACAGATCAAAGAAGAACATTTAGCTAATATATCAAAAGCTAAAAAATAA
- a CDS encoding MIP/aquaporin family protein, with translation MNDTLNILLGELIGTMVLIILGNGVCASANFKNMFAKKVGANWLLIAFGWGFAVFCGVAISIQVLKGHAHLNPAVTVYFMINQRGANLGLLFGMIAMQILGAMLAQVILNFLNWKHIVENDAELLKASSCTGPSHRKSWFRNISYEMIGTMILLAGVMAGDYHKLTVVFFVMAIGMSIGSVTGYAINPARDFGPRLVYFLTTKAFGKKMQNIVSADFRYGLVPIFAPIVAGLIMGGFSLLINR, from the coding sequence ATGAACGACACACTTAACATTCTATTAGGTGAACTAATTGGCACCATGGTTTTAATTATTCTTGGTAATGGTGTTTGTGCTAGTGCCAATTTCAAGAATATGTTTGCCAAAAAAGTAGGTGCTAATTGATTATTAATTGCTTTTGGTTGAGGGTTTGCTGTATTTTGTGGTGTGGCTATCAGCATCCAAGTTTTAAAAGGTCACGCTCATTTAAACCCAGCAGTTACTGTTTATTTCATGATTAATCAAAGAGGTGCTAATCTTGGTTTATTATTTGGAATGATTGCTATGCAAATACTGGGTGCAATGCTAGCTCAAGTAATCCTGAATTTCTTAAACTGAAAACACATCGTTGAAAACGATGCTGAACTATTAAAAGCTTCTTCTTGTACAGGTCCTTCTCACCGCAAATCTTGATTTAGAAACATTTCATACGAAATGATCGGAACTATGATTTTATTAGCTGGTGTAATGGCTGGAGACTATCACAAACTAACAGTTGTTTTCTTTGTTATGGCAATTGGTATGAGTATTGGTTCAGTAACTGGATATGCAATCAACCCTGCTAGAGATTTCGGACCTAGACTTGTTTACTTTTTAACAACTAAAGCATTTGGTAAAAAAATGCAAAACATAGTATCTGCTGATTTCAGATACGGTTTAGTTCCAATCTTTGCTCCAATCGTAGCTGGATTGATTATGGGTGGTTTCTCACTATTAATTAATCGATAA
- the glpK gene encoding glycerol kinase GlpK: MMEKKKYIITLDEGTTSCRSIVFDHQAKIISVAQNEFTQYFPQSGWVEHDPLEIWNTQLSTMQSVKNKAQIKSVNVEAVGITNQRETVVLWNKETGLPVYNAIVWQDRRTSEYCETLTKHVDMVREKTGLIINPYFSGTKIRWILKNVPLAQKTLKAGNLLAGTIDSWLIWKLTGGKVHATDVSNASRTLLFNIHTMDWDQELLDLFEIPRSILPEVKSSSEVYGYVEPSLWSQRATAKVPITGVAGDQQSALFGQLCLKPGMVKNTYGTGCFTLMNIGEKPIMSKNKLLTTVAWQLGKKKPVYALEGSVFIAGAAIQWVRDGLRLLYDAAESDFYANLAAQQDTHQVYLVPSFTGLGAPYWDSYSRGAIFGLERGTKKEHIVKATLESIVFQTNDLIKAMSSDVGKKIEVVKVDGGATRSEYIMQFQSSISGVNVIRPKNIESTALGATFLAGLAVGYWKDLKELEKLVKVDKEFKPKLDKEKVEKLVHGWNVAVKRTFNWMKEVDLK; encoded by the coding sequence ATTATGGAAAAGAAAAAATACATTATTACATTAGACGAGGGAACTACATCTTGTCGTTCAATCGTATTTGATCACCAAGCTAAAATCATAAGTGTAGCACAAAACGAATTTACGCAATACTTTCCGCAAAGTGGATGAGTTGAGCATGATCCATTAGAGATTTGAAATACTCAACTATCTACAATGCAATCAGTTAAGAATAAAGCCCAAATTAAATCAGTAAATGTGGAAGCTGTTGGTATTACTAACCAACGTGAAACTGTTGTTTTATGGAATAAAGAAACTGGTCTTCCAGTTTATAATGCAATTGTATGACAAGATAGAAGAACTAGTGAATATTGCGAAACTCTAACAAAACACGTTGATATGGTTAGAGAAAAAACTGGTTTAATTATTAATCCTTATTTCTCAGGTACTAAGATTCGTTGAATTTTAAAGAATGTTCCTTTAGCTCAAAAGACTCTAAAAGCAGGTAACTTATTAGCAGGAACAATCGATTCTTGATTAATTTGAAAACTAACTGGTGGTAAAGTTCACGCTACTGATGTATCAAATGCATCAAGAACATTATTATTTAATATTCACACAATGGATTGGGATCAAGAATTATTAGACTTATTTGAAATACCTCGATCTATTCTTCCAGAAGTTAAATCTTCTTCAGAAGTGTATGGTTATGTAGAACCTAGTTTATGATCTCAACGCGCTACTGCTAAAGTTCCTATTACAGGTGTTGCTGGTGATCAACAATCTGCACTATTTGGTCAATTGTGTCTTAAACCAGGTATGGTTAAGAACACCTATGGAACAGGTTGTTTTACTTTAATGAATATAGGTGAAAAACCAATTATGTCTAAGAATAAACTGTTGACTACAGTTGCTTGACAACTGGGTAAGAAAAAACCTGTTTATGCACTAGAAGGTTCTGTGTTTATTGCGGGAGCCGCCATCCAATGAGTTCGTGATGGATTAAGATTACTTTATGATGCAGCTGAATCTGATTTCTATGCTAATTTAGCAGCTCAACAAGATACTCACCAAGTTTATTTAGTACCTTCATTTACTGGATTAGGTGCTCCTTATTGAGATTCTTATTCACGTGGTGCAATCTTTGGTCTTGAAAGGGGAACAAAGAAGGAACACATCGTTAAAGCAACACTTGAATCAATCGTTTTCCAAACTAATGATTTAATTAAAGCAATGTCTTCTGATGTTGGTAAAAAGATCGAAGTTGTTAAAGTCGATGGTGGTGCTACTAGATCTGAATACATCATGCAGTTCCAATCATCAATTTCAGGCGTTAATGTAATTAGACCTAAGAATATTGAATCAACTGCATTAGGTGCAACATTCTTGGCTGGTTTAGCTGTAGGATATTGAAAAGATCTAAAAGAACTTGAAAAACTTGTAAAAGTTGATAAGGAATTTAAACCTAAACTAGATAAAGAAAAAGTCGAAAAATTAGTTCATGGTTGAAATGTAGCTGTTAAAAGAACATTTAATTGAATGAAAGAGGTGGATCTTAAATAA
- the glpO gene encoding type 2 glycerol-3-phosphate oxidase, whose product MSTHKTHFDVAIIGAGIIGASIAYELSGYNLDVVVLEKNPKVANETSLGNSGLIHGGFDPEPHKIEAKLNLQGNLKWREWFKHLEFPRVEIDSLILAFNEEEMKHVHMLYERGLTNGLRKEDLKVLTTQEILNKEPNVNPEVKGGLLCTSSVAIHPVEATRVLLGAAKQNGTRLRVNSEVTNIEYENDQFVITINNEHKIYAKKIVNAAGHYADKLANKFGFDDFKQTTRRGEYRILDNYDKNLTKSVLFKVPTIHGKGVIIAPTLDGHYLVGPTAQEGVSKEDISLVTQEKWDLIGKIGKDIIPSLKIERTIKTLAGSRPIDVETNDFVIRKSKNNPNFILAAGMQSPALSSAPAIASEIANLLDLKLTPRENFKPDYKIDVF is encoded by the coding sequence ATGAGTACACACAAGACACATTTTGATGTGGCTATTATTGGAGCAGGAATAATTGGAGCTTCAATAGCATACGAATTATCTGGATACAACTTAGATGTTGTTGTTCTAGAAAAAAATCCGAAAGTAGCCAATGAAACATCATTAGGTAATTCAGGTTTAATTCATGGTGGTTTTGATCCTGAACCGCATAAAATAGAGGCTAAATTAAACCTTCAAGGTAACTTGAAATGAAGAGAGTGGTTTAAACACTTAGAATTCCCTAGAGTTGAAATTGATTCATTAATTCTTGCATTTAATGAAGAAGAAATGAAACATGTTCACATGTTATATGAAAGGGGATTAACAAACGGATTAAGAAAAGAAGATTTGAAAGTTTTAACCACTCAAGAAATTCTTAACAAAGAACCTAATGTTAATCCAGAAGTTAAAGGTGGTTTATTATGTACCTCTTCAGTAGCAATTCATCCAGTAGAAGCAACTAGGGTTTTATTAGGTGCAGCTAAACAAAATGGTACACGATTAAGAGTTAACTCTGAAGTAACTAACATTGAATATGAAAACGATCAGTTTGTTATTACCATCAATAACGAACATAAGATCTATGCAAAAAAAATTGTTAATGCTGCAGGGCATTATGCAGATAAGTTAGCAAACAAATTTGGTTTTGATGATTTCAAACAAACTACTCGTCGAGGGGAATATCGTATCTTAGATAACTACGATAAAAACTTAACGAAATCTGTTTTATTTAAGGTTCCTACCATTCATGGTAAAGGAGTAATTATTGCTCCAACTCTAGATGGACATTATTTAGTTGGACCAACTGCACAAGAAGGTGTTTCTAAGGAAGATATTTCTTTAGTAACTCAAGAAAAATGAGATCTAATCGGAAAGATTGGTAAAGATATTATCCCTTCATTAAAGATTGAAAGAACAATTAAAACGCTAGCTGGTTCACGACCAATTGATGTTGAAACTAATGACTTCGTCATTAGAAAAAGTAAGAATAATCCAAACTTTATTTTAGCTGCTGGAATGCAATCTCCAGCTCTATCATCAGCTCCTGCAATCGCTTCTGAGATTGCTAACCTATTAGACCTAAAGTTAACTCCAAGAGAAAACTTCAAACCTGATTACAAAATTGACGTTTTCTAA